From Variovorax sp. PMC12, the proteins below share one genomic window:
- a CDS encoding OFA family MFS transporter — protein sequence MAGSSAGVLEGERIGGGGSQRQPGFLEKERIIAGPGFNRWLVPPAALAIHLCIGMAYGFSVFWLPLSKALGTAGTGAQACAKDMSFFAELFATNCDWRVATLGWMYTLFFVFLGCSAALWGGWLERAGPRKAGVVSALCWCGGMLLSALGIHLHQFWLMILGSGVIGGIGLGLGYISPVSTLIKWFPDRRGMATGMAIMGFGGGAMIGSPLAVDLMKRFSTTTDVGVMQTFVVMAIGYFVFMMAGALGYRVPPSGWKPEGWTPPPAQTSNTMITQRHVHVKKVWGIPQFWLVWLVLCMNVSAGIGVIGMASPMLQEVFGGALIDLPAKYGQLDKTQLAAIAVVAGGFTALLSLFNIGGRFVWASLSDKLGRKLTYTVFFVLGAVLYASIPSSAGAGSKLLFVGACCVIVSMYGGGFATVPAYLADLFGTQFVGAIHGRLLTAWATAGILGPVVVNYMREYQLGLGLPREQVYNQTMYILVGMLVIGFIANLLVRPVADKHFMTDAELAVEKKLAHEKASAAEVGSGSGRADTVSPLVVALAWVAVGIPLAWGVYKTLVSAAKFFN from the coding sequence ATGGCAGGATCATCTGCAGGCGTTCTTGAAGGAGAGCGTATCGGTGGAGGCGGATCGCAACGGCAACCCGGCTTCCTGGAAAAAGAACGCATCATCGCGGGCCCCGGTTTCAACCGCTGGCTGGTACCCCCGGCCGCACTGGCCATCCACCTGTGCATCGGCATGGCCTACGGCTTCTCGGTGTTCTGGCTGCCGCTTTCGAAGGCGCTGGGCACTGCCGGCACCGGCGCACAGGCCTGCGCCAAGGACATGAGCTTCTTCGCGGAGCTGTTCGCCACCAACTGCGACTGGCGCGTGGCCACGCTCGGCTGGATGTACACGCTGTTCTTCGTCTTCCTCGGCTGTTCCGCAGCCCTGTGGGGCGGCTGGCTCGAACGCGCGGGTCCGCGCAAGGCCGGCGTGGTGTCTGCGCTGTGCTGGTGCGGCGGCATGCTGCTGTCGGCACTGGGCATCCACCTGCACCAGTTCTGGCTGATGATCCTCGGCTCGGGCGTGATCGGCGGCATCGGGCTGGGCCTGGGCTACATCTCCCCGGTGAGCACGCTGATCAAGTGGTTCCCCGACCGCCGCGGCATGGCGACCGGCATGGCCATCATGGGCTTCGGCGGCGGCGCGATGATCGGCTCGCCGCTGGCGGTCGACCTGATGAAGCGCTTCTCCACCACCACCGACGTGGGCGTGATGCAGACCTTCGTGGTCATGGCCATCGGCTACTTCGTCTTCATGATGGCCGGCGCGCTGGGCTACCGCGTGCCGCCCTCGGGCTGGAAGCCCGAAGGCTGGACGCCGCCCCCGGCGCAGACCAGCAACACCATGATCACGCAGCGCCACGTGCACGTGAAGAAGGTCTGGGGCATTCCGCAGTTCTGGCTCGTGTGGCTGGTGCTGTGCATGAACGTGAGCGCCGGCATCGGCGTGATCGGCATGGCGTCTCCGATGCTGCAGGAAGTGTTCGGCGGCGCGCTGATCGACCTGCCGGCCAAGTACGGCCAGCTCGACAAGACCCAGTTGGCGGCCATCGCGGTGGTGGCGGGCGGCTTCACGGCGCTGCTGTCGCTGTTCAACATCGGTGGGCGCTTCGTGTGGGCGAGCCTGTCGGACAAGCTGGGCCGCAAGCTCACCTACACGGTGTTCTTCGTGCTCGGCGCCGTCTTGTACGCGAGCATTCCCTCGTCGGCCGGCGCGGGCAGCAAGCTGCTGTTCGTGGGCGCATGCTGCGTGATCGTGTCGATGTACGGCGGCGGCTTCGCCACCGTGCCGGCCTACCTGGCCGACCTGTTCGGCACGCAGTTCGTGGGCGCCATCCATGGCCGCCTGCTCACGGCGTGGGCCACCGCGGGCATCCTCGGCCCGGTGGTGGTGAACTACATGCGCGAATACCAGCTGGGCCTGGGCCTGCCGCGCGAGCAGGTCTACAACCAGACCATGTACATCCTGGTGGGCATGCTGGTGATCGGCTTCATCGCCAACCTGCTGGTGCGCCCGGTGGCCGACAAGCACTTCATGACCGACGCCGAACTGGCCGTCGAGAAGAAGCTGGCGCACGAGAAGGCCTCCGCGGCCGAAGTCGGCAGCGGCTCTGGCCGTGCCGACACGGTGAGCCCGCTGGTGGTGGCGCTGGCCTGGGTGGCGGTGGGCATTCCGCTGGCTTGGGGCGTCTACAAGACGCTGGTGAGCGCGGCCAAGTTCTTCAACTGA
- a CDS encoding LysR substrate-binding domain-containing protein, with translation MNLLASMRYLVALSEHKHFGRAAQACHITQPALSNALRALESEFGVVIVKRARVYVGLTHEGERVLATAQRMLRENDVLVQELRSTQGDPHGRLSMAAVPTAIPMLSRFAAMLQQRHPGIVPAVLSMSSQELETGLESLSVDLALGYTERMHLPGIKLKAWPQSIEHYFLLRRAKKASADHLRIGKPMPWAEAGKLPLCLLTPDMHNRAIIDQALREAGVPVAPAIETNSVLTLALAVSVGTVSSVLPGAMVAAVRSHRELEALPLVSPEVRTPIGFMTQDGVRSSRALDAARAFLQTPEWQAQVQQHSGTLGA, from the coding sequence ATGAACCTGCTCGCCTCGATGCGCTATCTGGTTGCGCTCAGCGAGCACAAGCACTTCGGCCGCGCCGCGCAGGCCTGCCACATCACCCAGCCGGCTCTGTCCAACGCGCTGCGCGCGCTGGAAAGCGAGTTCGGCGTCGTCATCGTCAAGCGGGCCCGGGTGTACGTGGGCCTCACGCACGAAGGCGAGCGCGTGCTGGCCACCGCGCAGCGCATGCTGCGCGAGAACGACGTGCTGGTGCAGGAGCTGCGCAGCACGCAGGGCGACCCGCACGGCCGGCTGAGCATGGCGGCCGTGCCCACGGCCATTCCCATGCTGTCGCGCTTTGCGGCCATGCTGCAGCAGCGGCATCCGGGCATCGTGCCCGCGGTGCTGTCGATGAGTTCGCAGGAGCTGGAGACCGGGCTCGAGAGCCTGTCGGTCGACCTCGCGCTCGGCTACACCGAGCGCATGCACCTGCCGGGCATCAAGCTCAAGGCCTGGCCGCAGAGCATCGAACACTACTTCCTGCTGCGGCGCGCGAAGAAGGCGTCGGCCGACCATCTGCGCATCGGCAAGCCCATGCCGTGGGCCGAGGCCGGCAAGCTGCCGCTGTGCCTGCTCACGCCCGACATGCACAACCGCGCCATCATCGACCAGGCGCTGCGCGAGGCCGGCGTGCCGGTGGCGCCGGCCATCGAGACCAACTCGGTGCTGACGCTCGCGCTGGCGGTGAGCGTCGGCACGGTCAGCAGCGTGCTGCCGGGCGCGATGGTGGCAGCGGTGCGCAGCCACCGCGAGCTGGAAGCGCTACCGCTGGTGTCGCCCGAGGTGCGCACGCCCATCGGCTTCATGACGCAGGACGGCGTGCGAAGTTCGCGCGCGCTCGACGCCGCACGGGCTTTCCTGCAAACGCCCGAGTGGCAGGCACAGGTGCAGCAGCACAGCGGCACGCTCGGCGCCTAG